A single window of Plasmodium malariae genome assembly, chromosome: 8 DNA harbors:
- the PmUG01_08047500 gene encoding conserved Plasmodium protein, unknown function, which yields MNSSENFENFETNDHTIYDNTYENDYDPDYETHEFYNTEIVGCIREKTFPYECLYNIEHNSECQNQKEKNYKNTLTMQNELIFQNDMLRNVLKSSQNMKEMQRELFNVDVKNFVPVSPPQTKSAYSVQREYSKMYDNDIHEDYDLNNSNSNSTQNANKPSCYNTSYECNAFINKENLKHKNITVSKEEKHSSKQKLPLQPPRIGEIKVNIDDIKTGLLSYYSNIYSLDHYDIEDRISILKYGDKNISDSVNVKYFYKKEQVSKRLPFIHYNDELNNPNSFSYQNTPVDYYYSGDAHNSKWSTPHHFHMNNLTNKEAKLEEEAEKEEETKLKKVNASENAYDHVGQIAELLTSLKNKCADANFKAQTLISKFNSKYENPDNRFWIHDLVPHLRKPKLNDDDGIRKHIAVTYAQLYNEAMLNKKKITALEKKLHILKLRANSYKNGHRMETRNAL from the exons ATGAATAGTTCAGAAAATTTCGAAAATTTTGAAACAAATGACCATACAATTTATGATAACACATATGAAAATGATTATGATCCAGATTATGAAACCCATGAGTTTTACAACACTGAAATTGTTGGATGTATAAGGGAAAAGACGTTTCCCTACGAATGTTTATATAACATAGAGCACAATTCTGAATGCCAAAatcaaaaggaaaaaaattataaaaacacaTTAACAATGCAGAACGAATTAATTTTCCAAAATGATATGTTAAGGAATGTATTAAAAAGTTCTcaaaatatgaaagaaaTGCAAAGAGAACTATTCAATGTTGATGTTAAAAATTTCGTCCCAGTATCACCACCACAGACAAAAAGCGCTTATTCCGTACAAAGGGAATATTCAAAAATGTATGATAATGATATTCATGAAGATTATGATTTgaataatagtaacagtaatagtacACAAAACGCTAACAAACCTTCATGTTATAATACCAGTTATGAATGTAATGCgtttataaataaagaaaatttaaaacataagAATATAACTGTTagtaaagaagaaaaacataGCTCCAAACAAAAACTACCTCTACAACCCCCGCGAATAGGAGAAATAAAAGTTAATATTGATGATATAAAAACTGGGCTATTGTCttattattcaaatatttacTCTTTGGACCATTATGATATAGAGGACAGAATAagcattttaaaatatggtgataaaaatatttctgacTCAGttaatgttaaatatttttacaaaaaagagCAAGTGTCAAAAAGACTTCCTTTCATACATTACAATGATGAGTTAAATAATCCTAATTCATTTTCATATCAAAATACACCTGTTGATTATTACTATAGTGGGGATGCACACAACTCGAAATGGAGTACACCTCATCATTTTCACATGAACAATCTTACAAATAAAGAAGCAAAATTAGAAGAGGAAgcagaaaaagaagaagaaacaaaattaaaaaaagtaaatgcTTCCGAAAATGCATATGACCATGTGGGTCAAATTGCTGAACTGTTGACTAGTCTAAAGAACAAATGCGCGGATGCAAATTTTAAAGCTCAGACCTTGATATCCAAATTCAATAGTAAATATGAAAATCCTGATAATCGATTTTGGATTCATGACCTTGTCCCA CACTTGAGGAAGCCGAAGCTAAATGATGATGATGGAATAAGAAAACATATAGCTGTAACCTACGCACAGCTGTACAACGAAGCGAtgctaaataaaaaaaaaataacagcTCTTGAAAAAAAGTTACACATATTAAAGTTAAGAGCCAACAGTTATAAGAATGGACATAGAATGGAAACAAGAAACGCATTATGA
- the PRPF19 gene encoding pre-mRNA-processing factor 19, putative: MSILCTISGQTPEEPVVSKTGYIFEKRLIEKHIINYGICPVSGEILTLQDLYPLKNEKIVKPRPISASSIPGLLSMFQTEWDSIISEMFSLRTHVNDIRNQLSHSLYQYDAATRVIAKLLKEKDSYKEEITNLRNQIFQLKSGNDINEFEIGITDELLNEMQNIAKDLLMNRKKRKIENVCSVDKWKEFTNTNEFDIHSSVVPGVTSLALDINKYKYNYNHDHINHNFFSGGKDGNIYYVSLSDNKIISKLQGHLKKVNALISHPSNFVCISGSNDKTVRIWKGDSDTNEYVTAHVITKHKDHITSLSLHPLENLFISASKDNVWILHDLETAKTIKTCKNNPSPFKNLSIHPDGMMLGIASEDSNIHIYDIKSQEYKASLTGHTKAVDCISFSENGYYLASCSKDNTIKLWDLRKALSFQTLELEQTPNFITFDYSGKYLSVALGNDIHIYNFHTKNQVTLVNTLSSHTDTVTKTCFGSRTSYLLSSSMDKTVKLWS; the protein is encoded by the coding sequence ATGTCGATTCTGTGCACGATTAGCGGACAGACGCCCGAAGAGCCAGTTGTGAGCAAAACAGgctatatttttgaaaaacgaCTAATAGagaaacatataataaactaTGGGATATGTCCAGTAAGTGGGGAAATATTAACTTTACAGGATTTGTAtcctttaaaaaatgaaaaaattgttaaaccTAGACCTATAAGTGCTAGTAGTATTCCTGGACTTTTGTCCATGTTTCAAACCGAATGGGACTCCATAATATCGGAGATGTTTAGCTTAAGAACGCATGTAAATGATATTAGAAATCAACTAAGTCATAGTCTTTATCAATATGATGCAGCTACAAGAGTAATtgcaaaattattaaaagaaaaagatagtTATAAAGAAGAGATTACTAATTTAAGGAATCaaatttttcaattaaaaagtggaaatgatataaatgaatttgAGATTGGAATAACGGATGAACTACTAAACGAGATGCAAAATATTGCAAAAGATTTATTAATGAatagaaagaaaagaaaaattgaaaatgtaTGTTCTGTAGATAAGTGGAAAGAATTTACAAATACAAATGAGTTTGATATTCATTCTTCAGTTGTACCTGGAGTTACTTCCTTAGCattagatataaataaatataaatataattataaccaTGATCATATTAATCATAATTTCTTCTCAGGAGGTAAAgatggaaatatatattatgtttctCTATctgataataaaattatttcaaaattacaaggacatttaaaaaaagttaatgcACTAATATCTCATCCGTCTAATTTTGTTTGTATATCTGGATCAAATGATAAAACGGTTCGAATATGGAAAGGTGATTCGGATACCAATGAATATGTAACTGCTCATGTAATTACAAAACATAAAGATCATATAACATCATTATCTTTACATCCACTAGAAAATCTATTTATAAGTGCTTCTAAAGATAATGTATGGATTTTACATGATTTAGAAACAGCTAAAACGATAAAAACTTGTAAAAATAATCCTTctccttttaaaaatttatctatTCATCCTGATGGTATGATGCTAGGAATTGCATCGGAAGattcaaatatacatatatatgatattaaaaGTCAAGAATATAAAGCTTCACTTACAGGACATACAAAAGCAGTAGACTGTATCTCCTTTAGCGAAAATGGTTATTACTTAGCATCTTGTTCTAAAGATAATACAATTAAATTGTGGGATCTCCGAAAAGCTCTTAGTTTTCAAACATTAGAATTAGAACAAACACCAAATTTTATCACTTTTGATTATTCtggaaaatatttatcagtTGCCCTGGGAAAtgacatacatatatataactttcaTACAAAGAACCAAGTTACGCTAGTTAACACTCTTTCGTCGCATACTGATACTGTTACCAAAACTTGCTTTGGCAGCAGAACTTCCTATTTGTTGTCTAGTTCTATGGACAAGACAGTGAAGTTATGGAGTTAG
- the PmUG01_08047700 gene encoding activator of Hsp90 ATPase, putative — protein MSFEIEQEYYVPPDVLFNTFTDAHTLTRLSRGSLAEADLRVGGKFSLFSGSIYGEYVEIEKPQKLVQKWKFRDWRDADYSQVSFEFIKVQENHTLLKLKHENIPLTNKFNEGGVIERCKNGWTENILHNIEIILGYPKKK, from the exons atgagttTTGAAATAGAGCAGGAATATTATGTTCCTCCAGATGTTCTGTTTAACACCTTTACCGATGCACATACCTTGACAAGACTATCCAGGGGCTCCTTAGCTGAAGCG GACCTAAGGGTTGGaggaaaattttctttattttcggGAAGTATATATGGAGAATATGTCGAAATTGAAAAACCACAAAAACTTGTCCAGAAATGGAAATTTCGTGATTGGCGTGATGCAGATTATAGTCAAGTTTCatttgaatttataaaagtacAAGAAAATCATACCTTGCTTAAATTAAAGCATGAAAATATTCCCTTAACTAATAAGTTTAATGAAG GGGGAGTTATAGAAAGGTGTAAAAATGGATGGACTGAAAATATTCTTCATAACATTGAAATAATATTGGGGtacccaaaaaaaaaataa
- the PmUG01_08047900 gene encoding conserved Plasmodium protein, unknown function: MARRLASLFNNVGHLRCDLNCLNSGKVKSSNVHLCDFQSLKTNREDSINEQYNYTYSEDLYKLKNSYGMCEYYINDGNLNQDIIYSVGANEFSFNNNAYVYDNNKWSNSEKRLYNVTELEDEVIVDKMPCSCLGGYKKKDSSNNGEYYPNLYPQQHNIIINTRGTVIDGHNKNNHVKKIPSHLYSEIVNESTCNHHSFNDINDYDNTENFLKEQNKSITKEKQKEKKKKIIRDAQNGTGFKNRFFNFSLYTKGGSAISNSSHSNGDRCSDASSEFLSVISGAKSNI, from the coding sequence ATGGCTCGACGTCTAGCTTCTCTCTTTAACAACGTTGGGCATTTACGTTGCGATTTGAATTGTTTGAACAGTGGAAAAGTTAAATCTTCGAATGTACATTTATGTGATTTTCAATCACTAAAAACAAATCGAGAGGACTCGATAAATGAGCAATATAACTACACATATTCCGAAgacttatataaattaaaaaatagctATGGTATGtgtgaatattatattaacgATGGTAATCTAAATCAAGATATAATCTATAGCGTAGGCGCAAATGAATTtagttttaataataatgcatATGTTTATGATAACAATAAGTGGAGCAATAGTGAAAAGAGGTTATATAATGTAACTGAATTAGAGGATGAGGTAATAGTAGATAAAATGCCTTGTAGTTGTTTGGGgggttataaaaaaaaagactcaTCGAATAATGGAGAATATTATCCAAATTTATATCCTCAacaacataatataataattaatacaaGAGGAACTGTAATTGATGggcataataaaaataatcacGTTAAAAAAATCCCTAGCCATTTATATAGTGAAATAGTTAATGAATCGACATGTAATCACCATTCCTTTAACGACATAAATGATTATGATAAtacagaaaattttttaaaagaacaaaacaaaagcatcactaaagaaaaacaaaaagaaaaaaaaaaaaaaataataagggATGCACAAAATGGTACTGGATTCAAAAACaggttttttaatttcagcTTATATACTAAAGGTGGATCAGCAATATCGAACTCTTCTCATTCAAATGGAGACAGGTGTTCCGATGCTTCATCCGAATTCCTTTCCGTTATTAGTGGTGCAAAATCGAATATATAA
- the CCT7 gene encoding T-complex protein 1 subunit eta, putative, with translation MSHLMSLPIVLLKEGTDKSQGKSQIIRNINACQIVVDIVKTTLGPRGMDKLIYTDRDVTITNDGATVMNLLNITHPAASILVDIAKSQDDEVGDGTTSVVVVAGELLNEAKGLLNDGIEPNMIIDGFRNACNVAISKLNDLSLNFVNKSEEEKRNILLKCAQTALNSKLVSNHKSFFAELVVNAVYKLGDNLDKLNIGIKKVTGGSCLDTQLIYGVAFKKTFSYAGFEQQPKRLQNPKILLLNVELELKAEKENAEVRIENPNEYNSIVQAEWEIIFKKLNLIKDSGANIVLSRLPIGDIATQFFADNDIFCAGRVEDADLKRTAHATGAIVQTSLYNLNENILGTCGDFEEVQIGNERYNIFKECLKSKSVTIILRGGAKQFIEEVERSINDAIMIVLRCISNSEIVPGAGSIEMQLSKYLRIYSRSIYNKEQIVLYSFAKALESIPRYLSHNAGYDSTDILNKLRKKHSEETNVVWYGVDCLEGDIINAYDLCIFEVTKIKRNVIYSATEAACLILSIDETIKNPSSADKAPRNPYA, from the exons ATGAGTCACTTAATG TCACTTCCAATCGTGTTGCTGAAGGAAGGAACAGATAAATCCCAAGGGAAGAGTCAAATAATCCGAAATATTAACGCATGCCAGATAGTAGTAGATATAGTAAAAACAACTCTAGGACCTAGAGGTATGGACAAATTGATATATACAGATCGCGACGTAACGATTACTAATGATGGAGCAACTGTAATGAATCTGTTAAACATAACTCATCCAGCTGCATCAATATTAGTGGACATAGCAAAATCTCAAGATGATGAAGTAGGAGATGGAACAACATCCGTAGTTGTAGTAGCTGGTGAGTTGTTAAACGAAGCAAAGGGATTATTAAATGATGGAATTGAACCAAACATGATAATTGATGGGTTCAGAAATGCATGTAATGTAGCAATAAGTAAATTAAATGACTTAAgtttaaattttgtaaacaaaagtgaagaagaaaaaagaaatattttattaaaatgtgcACAGACAGCATTAAATTCTAAGTTGGTTTCTAATCATAAATCGTTTTTTGCCGAATTAGTAGTTAATGCAGTTTATAAACTAGGTGATAATttagataaattaaatataggAATTAAGAAGGTAACAGGAGGATCATGTCTTGACACACAATTAATATATGGTGttgcttttaaaaaaacattttccTATGCAGGATTTGAACAACAACCGAAAAGATTACAGAAtccaaaaattttattattgaatGTGGAATTAGAATTAAAGGCAGAGAAGGAAAATGCAGAAGTGAGAATAGAAAACCCTAATGAATATAACTCGATTGTACAAGCTGAATGGgagataatatttaaaaagttaaatttaataaaagataGTGGAGCTAATATTGTTTTGTCAAGACTTCCAATCGGTGATATAGCTACACAATTTTTTGCAGATAATGATATATTCTGTGCAGGTAGAGTTGAAGATGCAGATTTAAAAAGAACTGCACATGCAACAGGAGCAATTGTTCAAAcatctttatataatttaaatgaaaatattttaggtACATGTGGTGACTTTGAAGAAGTTCAGATAGGTAATGAGAGATATAATATCTTTAAAGAAtgtttaaaaagtaaatcagttactattattttaagGGGAGGAGCTAAACAATTCATTGAAGAAGTAGAGAGATCAATTAATGATGCTATTATGATAGTACTTAGATGTATAAGCAATTCAGAAATAGTACCAGGTGCTGGTTCTATAGAAATGCAATTATCGAAATATTTAAGGATATATAGTAgatctatatataataaagaacaaatagttttatattcatttgcAAAGGCTTTGGAATCTATTCCACGATATCTTTCACACAATGCAGGTTATGACTCAACAGACATTCTAAacaaattaagaaaaaaacattCAGAAGAAACGAATGTCGTTTGGTATGGTGTGGATTGCTTAGAAGGAGATATCATTAACGCATATGATCTTTGTATTTTCGAAGttacaaaaattaagagAAACGTAATTTATAGTGCCACAGAAGCTGCGTGTCTAATTTTGTCCATCGATGAGACGATAAAAAATCCAAGCAGCGCGGATAAGGCTCCCAGGAACCCTTATGCATGA